A single Candidatus Chlorobium masyuteum DNA region contains:
- a CDS encoding HAD family hydrolase, producing the protein MFKAVIFDLDGTLLDTLADLLTTLNSVLARHNYPTHSIDACKYLVGHGMRELVRKALPEGEGTPETIDRLLPEFMDEYSLNWNRQTRPYPGITEMLDTLALRGIKTAILSNKADQFTRLCADILLKEWKFDVVMGQRNGIPSKPDPASALLVAAELGAEPSEVLYVGDSGIDMQTATSAGFYPLGVLWGFRPESELLEFGAKSLAAHPDDIITLIEK; encoded by the coding sequence ATGTTCAAGGCGGTTATATTCGATCTCGACGGCACCCTCCTCGACACCCTCGCGGATCTGCTCACAACACTCAACTCGGTGCTTGCCCGGCACAACTACCCCACGCACTCCATTGATGCGTGCAAATACCTTGTCGGTCACGGCATGAGAGAGCTCGTCAGAAAGGCTCTGCCTGAAGGTGAAGGCACTCCGGAAACCATTGACCGCCTGCTCCCCGAGTTCATGGATGAGTATAGCCTTAACTGGAACCGGCAGACACGACCCTATCCCGGCATAACCGAAATGCTTGATACGCTGGCTCTGCGCGGCATAAAAACAGCGATTCTTTCAAACAAGGCTGATCAATTTACCAGACTCTGTGCCGATATCCTGCTGAAGGAGTGGAAGTTCGATGTAGTGATGGGTCAGAGAAACGGCATCCCGTCCAAACCCGACCCGGCAAGCGCACTACTTGTTGCAGCAGAACTCGGTGCAGAACCCTCAGAAGTCCTCTACGTCGGCGACAGCGGCATCGACATGCAGACTGCAACCAGCGCAGGATTTTATCCGCTCGGCGTCCTCTGGGGCTTCCGGCCTGAAAGCGAACTGCTTGAGTTCGGCGCTAAAAGCCTCGCCGCACACCCGGACGATATCATCACCCTGATTGAAAAGTGA
- a CDS encoding cation-translocating P-type ATPase has product MTVTAWHALSAEDSQKKLSSTSEGLSSIEAVSRLGIYGPNRIEAERRAGAWKLLLDQFRNVLIITLLIATLLSAFLGHTLEAVAIAVIVLFAVLLGFIQEFKAEKAIEALRQMAAPLARVRRDGKEVTVNAVDLVPGDLLMLAAGDRVPADARLLQALNLRAEEASLTGESLPSEKESAVVLPEAAGPGDRCNMVFAGTSISYGRATAVVVSTGMQTEFGRIAAMLQQVESEKTPLQKNLDKVGSALARAAFVIVLVIVALGVFRGQSFIEMLIFGIALAVAVVPEALPAVVTISLALGVQRMVKRHALMRRLSAVETLGSTTVICSDKTGTLTRDEMTVRVLYTSGTLVEVSGSGYNPEGSFTVPGGKPLPESLHELLVAGVLCNDARMVKESEGGWTVAGDPTEGALLVLARKAGLQEDQLQIEHERIDEQPFSSETKRMMTTNRDGDSVKTIAKGAPEVLLDFCSHVRIAEGVQELDEVTKSALLLEADGLGRKALRVLALAVKPGAELDGAAGGMTFLGFAGMIDPPRAEAAEAVRQCIAAGIRPVMITGDHPLTAEAIAGELGILADGRVVTGVMLQGMSDEELSRSAGSISVFARVAPEHKLRIVEALQKNGEVVAMTGDGVNDAPALKRADIGISMGITGTDVSKEASAMMLTDDNFASIVAAVEEGRGIYDNIKKYLTYLLSSNIGELGLMAFATLMGIPLPLTAVQILYVNLATDGLPALALAVDPAEEGIMLRRPTDPKKGIFTRPVLTLMLTGGIWSTIVNISLFQWALASGRSLQEAMTMTFVSLVLIQFFKAYNFRSETKSILQRPFANKWLNIAILWELVMLAAIIFIPVLRKPFGTFLLTGEDWLIVISSAATVVPVIELLKWFLRKGLFR; this is encoded by the coding sequence ATGACTGTTACAGCGTGGCACGCACTCTCTGCTGAAGATTCGCAAAAAAAACTCTCCTCAACTTCAGAGGGGCTCAGTTCCATTGAGGCGGTTTCACGGCTCGGCATATACGGGCCGAACCGGATTGAGGCCGAGCGCAGGGCAGGAGCCTGGAAGCTCCTTCTTGATCAGTTTCGCAATGTGCTGATTATTACCCTTCTCATTGCAACACTTCTCTCCGCCTTTCTCGGTCACACTCTTGAGGCTGTAGCCATTGCTGTTATTGTTCTCTTTGCCGTGCTGCTCGGTTTTATACAGGAGTTCAAGGCTGAAAAAGCAATCGAGGCACTCCGGCAAATGGCGGCTCCGCTGGCCAGAGTTCGACGTGACGGAAAGGAGGTTACCGTCAATGCTGTCGATCTCGTTCCCGGTGATCTCCTGATGCTTGCTGCCGGTGACCGGGTTCCTGCAGACGCGAGGCTGCTGCAAGCGCTCAACCTGCGTGCCGAGGAGGCTTCACTGACAGGGGAGTCACTCCCTTCTGAAAAAGAGTCCGCCGTTGTTCTCCCTGAAGCAGCAGGCCCCGGTGACCGATGCAATATGGTTTTTGCCGGCACCTCAATCAGTTACGGGCGTGCCACCGCCGTGGTGGTCTCAACCGGTATGCAGACCGAGTTCGGCAGGATTGCCGCCATGCTGCAGCAGGTTGAGAGTGAAAAAACGCCCCTTCAGAAAAATCTTGACAAGGTCGGTTCGGCGCTTGCCCGTGCTGCCTTTGTTATTGTGCTGGTGATTGTTGCACTTGGTGTTTTTCGCGGCCAGTCATTTATCGAGATGCTTATTTTCGGCATTGCCCTTGCCGTAGCCGTGGTGCCTGAAGCGCTTCCTGCTGTTGTCACCATCTCCCTTGCTCTCGGCGTACAGCGGATGGTGAAGCGCCATGCTCTCATGCGCCGCCTCTCCGCGGTTGAAACCCTTGGCAGTACAACCGTTATCTGTTCCGATAAAACCGGTACCCTCACGCGTGACGAGATGACCGTACGGGTACTCTATACCTCCGGCACCCTTGTTGAGGTGAGCGGTTCGGGTTATAATCCGGAAGGTTCCTTCACGGTTCCCGGAGGCAAACCCCTGCCTGAAAGCCTGCATGAGCTGCTTGTAGCAGGCGTGCTCTGCAACGATGCCCGGATGGTGAAAGAGAGTGAAGGGGGGTGGACGGTCGCGGGTGATCCGACCGAGGGCGCACTGCTTGTTCTGGCCCGGAAGGCTGGATTGCAGGAGGATCAGCTTCAGATCGAGCATGAACGGATCGATGAGCAGCCCTTCTCTTCTGAAACCAAACGGATGATGACCACCAATCGGGACGGCGATTCAGTCAAAACCATTGCCAAGGGAGCGCCGGAGGTTCTGCTCGATTTTTGCAGTCATGTTCGTATCGCTGAAGGTGTTCAGGAGCTTGATGAGGTTACAAAATCGGCACTTCTTCTTGAAGCGGACGGGCTCGGCAGAAAGGCACTTCGGGTGCTTGCTCTTGCTGTCAAACCCGGAGCTGAACTTGATGGTGCTGCCGGAGGGATGACCTTTCTTGGTTTTGCAGGCATGATCGATCCACCGAGAGCCGAAGCTGCCGAAGCCGTCCGTCAGTGTATAGCCGCCGGTATCCGTCCGGTCATGATTACCGGTGACCACCCGCTGACAGCCGAAGCTATTGCCGGTGAACTCGGGATTCTCGCCGACGGCAGGGTAGTAACCGGAGTGATGCTTCAGGGGATGAGTGACGAAGAGCTCTCCCGTTCGGCTGGTTCGATATCGGTCTTTGCGCGTGTTGCGCCCGAACACAAACTCCGCATTGTTGAAGCTTTGCAGAAAAACGGTGAGGTTGTGGCCATGACCGGTGACGGGGTGAACGATGCTCCCGCCCTCAAGCGAGCCGATATCGGCATCTCCATGGGTATTACCGGTACCGATGTTTCAAAGGAGGCATCGGCCATGATGCTCACCGATGACAACTTTGCCTCCATTGTTGCAGCCGTTGAAGAGGGGCGGGGGATTTACGATAACATCAAGAAGTATCTGACCTATCTGCTCTCCTCCAATATCGGCGAGCTCGGCCTGATGGCCTTTGCCACCCTTATGGGTATTCCTCTGCCCCTTACCGCCGTGCAGATTCTCTATGTCAATCTTGCCACTGACGGGTTGCCGGCCCTTGCACTTGCTGTTGACCCTGCTGAAGAGGGTATCATGCTCCGTCGGCCTACCGATCCCAAAAAAGGGATATTTACCCGCCCGGTGCTTACCCTGATGCTCACGGGCGGCATCTGGTCAACCATTGTCAATATTTCGCTCTTCCAGTGGGCGCTTGCTTCCGGTCGATCGCTTCAGGAGGCCATGACCATGACCTTTGTCTCCCTTGTGCTGATCCAGTTTTTCAAGGCCTATAACTTCCGTTCCGAAACAAAATCGATCCTGCAACGTCCATTCGCCAACAAATGGCTCAACATCGCCATCCTCTGGGAGCTGGTGATGCTTGCCGCGATTATTTTCATTCCGGTACTCCGCAAACCCTTCGGCACCTTCCTCCTCACCGGTGAGGACTGGCTCATCGTGATCTCTTCGGCCGCCACGGTTGTGCCTGTCATTGAACTCCTCAAATGGTTTCTTCGAAAGGGATTATTCAGGTGA
- the trmH gene encoding tRNA (guanosine(18)-2'-O)-methyltransferase TrmH, with the protein MISPDRFRKIRHMLLHRQPDLTVVMDNVNKAHNLSAIIRSCDTVGIGELHAVSYRKSIYTEQDAAAGASKWTTLHLYHDIATVYKSLSDRNMQILVASNSPGCKDFRNIDYTVPTALVVGAEWDGISEAALQGADQTIVIPMFGMVESLNVSVATALILFEAQRQRSAKGMYDSLQMEPGLFDQTLFELAYPRLSCELRQEGKPYPRLDEEGRICSSLLNNGISMKHTGASIIFHNNKQQVLLMLRDNIPTIPYPGMWDLPGGHVEPGETPAECIAREMMEEIEINVEGCTLFRSYEFSDRTEHVFLQQRELQIEQIVQHEGEMLRWFSRSEVENTGLAYGFNLVVADFFAALTP; encoded by the coding sequence GTGATCTCACCTGATCGTTTCCGCAAAATCCGTCACATGCTGCTTCATCGGCAGCCGGACCTGACCGTTGTCATGGACAATGTCAACAAGGCACACAACCTCTCGGCCATTATCAGGAGCTGCGATACGGTCGGTATCGGTGAGCTTCATGCGGTTTCATACCGTAAATCGATCTACACCGAGCAGGATGCGGCTGCAGGGGCAAGCAAATGGACTACCCTCCACCTCTACCATGACATAGCAACGGTGTATAAAAGCCTCTCCGACCGGAATATGCAGATCCTTGTTGCATCCAACAGTCCCGGGTGCAAGGACTTCAGGAACATCGACTATACGGTTCCGACCGCCCTTGTTGTCGGTGCCGAATGGGACGGAATTTCCGAAGCTGCACTTCAGGGAGCGGACCAGACGATTGTAATTCCCATGTTCGGGATGGTGGAATCCCTTAATGTCTCGGTAGCCACAGCACTTATTCTTTTTGAAGCCCAGCGTCAGAGAAGCGCAAAAGGGATGTATGACTCCTTGCAGATGGAGCCCGGGTTATTTGACCAGACTCTTTTTGAGTTGGCATATCCTCGTCTGAGCTGTGAACTCCGACAGGAAGGGAAGCCCTATCCCCGGCTTGATGAAGAGGGCAGAATTTGCTCATCATTATTGAATAATGGTATCTCCATGAAACACACCGGCGCCAGTATCATCTTCCATAACAACAAGCAACAGGTTCTGCTCATGCTCCGTGATAACATCCCCACCATTCCCTATCCTGGTATGTGGGATCTGCCCGGTGGTCATGTAGAGCCGGGTGAAACTCCTGCTGAGTGCATTGCAAGGGAGATGATGGAAGAGATAGAGATCAATGTTGAGGGGTGTACACTCTTTCGCTCCTATGAGTTTTCAGACCGGACAGAACATGTCTTTCTTCAACAACGAGAGCTTCAGATTGAGCAGATAGTTCAGCATGAAGGAGAGATGCTCCGCTGGTTCAGCCGAAGTGAAGTTGAAAATACCGGACTTGCCTACGGCTTCAACCTTGTGGTTGCAGATTTTTTCGCAGCATTAACTCCCTGA
- a CDS encoding DUF3683 domain-containing protein, which translates to MTLMTGPESVIAAITAPREIPFNYTSAGDRQAISFLMGPEIVRLLDELRERRVTGRSARLMMGIIGEILIHRRNPFLFQELVDSPTRRRRLFERAFQELDTIACSANGETRVTVIVAAVREQLERFRSAVKKTPELRRRLKRELGAVVGTGNVLFDPFSLAAHATDATDWRLHLPSAVVTPDEESQVAPLITAIAGMGLNIIPRGAGTGLTGGAVPLRSRCVIINMEKLNRIRGISVRDFTLDNGMSVEASVIEVEAGVVTEKAMEEADEHGLVFATDPTSEWSCTVGGNIAENAGGKMAVRWGTCIDNLLEWRMAMPSGENWTVKRVDHRLRKILHEDRVTFEVWSDSGKRLERIELLGTDIRKKGLWKDITNKALGGVPGLQKEGTDGVITSAVFVLYPRYPEKKTLCLEFFGPDMDEASRVIVELSKIFPLLSENREALLALEHFDDEYIRAIDYKVKAPRAQTPKAVLLIDIAGNSPEEAGSGVARVESLLEHHPNTLMFEAGDSAEAVRFWADRKKLGAIARRTNAFKLNEDIVIPLEALAEFSRFIDELNIAEERYAQRRFVKRAAEILSTSKVKDDDSRFASKIPAGVELCGLFDEKIGSLSPEALRMHTIIDELRRELGELVQGYPDIESALDGAYHQVRDRRIVLATHMHAGDGNVHVNVPVLSNDRPMLERADKVIDRVMEKVVALGGVVSGEHGIGVTKLKYLDKAIVEELRAYRLKVDPKGMMNPGKLDDFEALEHIFTPSFNLLELEAHILKRAQIEELSKKVNYCIRCGKCKTDCCVYYPARGMFYHPRNKNLAIGSLIEALLFDAQRERTTDFDLLKWLEEIADHCTICHKCLKPCPVDIDTGEVSVLEREILSEWGFKHSSPVTELTLSYLNSRSPAFNSLFRKTVLRAGGMAQRAAHRLSAPLQPENDPPALYPLRLLRSAVPPVPEDTLRDLLPECGPDQVLVFEPAGEVKGNIFYFPGCGSERLNSTISMAAIHLLLELGTRVVLPPPFLCCGFPAHVNAKSDQYSSMVLRNTVLFSQIREMFSYLDFDACLVTCGTCMEGLDAIETGKLFGGKIIDVAAYALEKGLKLDAQGEYLYHAPCHDSLTGKAAETLQAIGGFSRVTPVPHCCSEAGTLSLSRPDITDSMLHRKRDAIQETREHTASTIILTNCPSCVQGLGRNLDLGVEPLHIVVALAEKLSGPGWRDLMLNQAAKASKVTF; encoded by the coding sequence ATGACCTTAATGACAGGCCCTGAATCAGTGATTGCCGCCATAACTGCCCCGCGTGAAATCCCGTTCAACTATACCTCTGCCGGTGACAGGCAGGCGATCTCCTTTCTTATGGGGCCGGAGATTGTGCGACTGCTTGATGAACTGCGTGAACGGCGGGTGACCGGGCGCTCTGCCCGGCTGATGATGGGTATTATCGGCGAAATTCTTATTCACCGGCGCAACCCCTTTCTTTTTCAGGAGCTGGTAGACTCTCCAACCCGTCGTCGCAGGCTTTTTGAACGGGCATTTCAGGAGCTCGACACGATTGCCTGCTCAGCCAACGGCGAGACAAGAGTTACGGTTATTGTTGCCGCAGTACGGGAGCAGCTTGAGCGATTCCGTTCAGCAGTTAAAAAAACTCCGGAGCTTCGCCGCCGTCTGAAGCGCGAACTCGGTGCGGTTGTCGGTACCGGCAATGTGCTTTTTGATCCCTTCTCCCTTGCTGCCCACGCAACTGATGCCACGGACTGGCGACTTCATCTGCCGTCAGCGGTTGTGACTCCTGACGAGGAGTCACAGGTTGCTCCGCTGATTACGGCTATTGCCGGTATGGGGCTCAACATTATCCCCAGGGGGGCCGGTACAGGCCTGACCGGCGGGGCTGTACCGCTACGCTCCCGCTGCGTGATTATCAATATGGAAAAACTTAACCGGATCAGAGGGATTTCGGTTCGCGACTTTACGCTTGACAACGGCATGTCGGTAGAGGCTTCGGTGATTGAGGTCGAGGCCGGTGTGGTTACTGAAAAAGCGATGGAGGAGGCTGATGAGCATGGCCTTGTGTTTGCTACCGACCCGACCAGCGAGTGGTCCTGTACGGTGGGCGGCAACATTGCTGAGAATGCCGGCGGCAAGATGGCTGTTCGCTGGGGTACCTGCATCGACAATCTGCTTGAGTGGAGGATGGCCATGCCCTCAGGCGAGAACTGGACGGTTAAGCGGGTAGATCACCGGCTGCGTAAAATTCTGCATGAAGACCGTGTGACTTTTGAAGTGTGGAGCGATTCGGGCAAACGGCTTGAGCGTATTGAACTGCTCGGTACCGATATCCGTAAAAAAGGGTTGTGGAAGGATATTACCAACAAGGCGCTCGGCGGTGTTCCCGGTCTTCAGAAGGAGGGAACCGATGGAGTCATCACCTCTGCTGTTTTTGTGCTTTACCCCAGGTATCCCGAAAAAAAGACGCTCTGCCTGGAGTTCTTCGGGCCTGATATGGATGAGGCCAGCCGGGTGATTGTTGAGCTCTCGAAAATCTTTCCGCTGCTTTCCGAGAATCGCGAAGCACTGCTTGCGCTTGAGCATTTTGATGATGAGTATATCCGTGCTATAGACTACAAGGTCAAGGCCCCGAGAGCACAGACTCCGAAAGCAGTGCTGCTCATTGATATTGCAGGCAACAGCCCGGAAGAGGCAGGCAGTGGTGTAGCCCGGGTGGAGAGTCTGCTTGAGCACCATCCCAATACCCTTATGTTTGAAGCCGGGGACAGTGCCGAAGCGGTCCGGTTCTGGGCGGATCGCAAAAAACTCGGAGCAATTGCCCGGAGGACCAATGCCTTCAAGCTCAACGAGGATATTGTTATTCCGCTTGAAGCGCTTGCGGAATTTTCACGATTTATCGATGAACTCAATATTGCCGAAGAGCGGTATGCACAACGACGTTTTGTCAAACGGGCCGCTGAAATTCTTTCGACTTCGAAGGTCAAGGATGATGATAGCCGGTTTGCCTCCAAGATTCCGGCAGGAGTGGAACTCTGCGGGTTGTTTGACGAAAAGATTGGTTCACTTTCGCCTGAAGCCCTGCGCATGCATACGATCATCGATGAGCTCCGCAGGGAGCTCGGCGAGCTGGTACAGGGCTACCCTGATATTGAATCCGCTCTGGATGGAGCATACCATCAGGTGAGGGATCGCCGTATTGTGCTGGCTACACACATGCATGCCGGTGACGGCAATGTTCACGTCAATGTGCCGGTTCTCTCCAACGATCGCCCCATGCTTGAGCGGGCGGACAAGGTGATTGACCGGGTTATGGAAAAAGTGGTTGCGCTGGGAGGCGTTGTTTCCGGCGAGCACGGCATCGGTGTTACCAAGCTTAAATACCTTGACAAGGCTATTGTTGAGGAGCTTAGAGCTTATCGTCTCAAGGTTGATCCGAAGGGGATGATGAACCCCGGTAAACTTGACGATTTTGAGGCACTTGAGCACATTTTTACCCCCTCCTTCAATCTGCTTGAACTTGAGGCGCATATTCTCAAGCGGGCACAGATCGAGGAGCTTTCAAAGAAGGTCAACTACTGTATCCGGTGCGGCAAGTGCAAAACCGACTGCTGCGTCTACTATCCGGCAAGGGGGATGTTCTATCATCCGCGCAACAAGAATCTTGCAATAGGTTCGCTTATCGAAGCGCTGCTTTTTGACGCCCAGCGCGAGCGTACAACCGATTTTGATCTGCTGAAATGGCTTGAAGAGATTGCCGATCACTGCACGATCTGTCATAAATGCCTCAAGCCCTGTCCGGTGGATATCGATACCGGCGAGGTTTCGGTGCTCGAACGGGAAATTCTTTCGGAGTGGGGTTTCAAACACTCCTCACCGGTCACGGAATTGACCCTGAGCTATCTTAACAGCCGCTCACCGGCATTTAACTCGCTCTTCCGCAAAACGGTACTCCGCGCAGGCGGAATGGCCCAGCGGGCTGCTCACAGACTCTCCGCCCCGCTTCAGCCGGAAAATGACCCTCCGGCACTCTACCCGCTCAGACTGCTTCGTTCTGCCGTGCCTCCTGTGCCGGAAGATACCCTGCGTGACCTTCTTCCTGAGTGCGGACCCGACCAGGTACTTGTTTTTGAGCCGGCTGGTGAGGTGAAAGGCAATATATTCTACTTTCCGGGATGCGGTTCCGAACGTCTGAACTCCACCATCTCGATGGCGGCCATCCATCTTCTGCTTGAGCTCGGCACAAGGGTGGTGCTTCCTCCTCCATTCCTCTGCTGTGGTTTTCCTGCGCATGTCAATGCCAAGAGCGACCAGTATTCGAGTATGGTACTTCGCAACACCGTGCTCTTCAGCCAGATCCGTGAGATGTTCTCCTATCTCGACTTTGATGCCTGTCTGGTTACCTGCGGTACCTGTATGGAGGGGCTTGATGCTATTGAAACCGGCAAGCTTTTCGGCGGCAAAATTATCGATGTTGCCGCCTATGCTCTTGAAAAAGGGTTGAAACTTGACGCTCAGGGGGAGTATCTCTACCATGCCCCCTGTCATGACTCGCTCACCGGCAAGGCAGCAGAGACCCTTCAGGCCATTGGTGGTTTCAGCAGAGTGACTCCGGTGCCTCACTGCTGTTCGGAGGCCGGTACGCTCTCGCTCTCACGACCGGACATTACCGATTCCATGCTGCACCGCAAAAGGGATGCCATTCAGGAGACGAGGGAGCACACGGCGAGCACGATCATTCTGACCAACTGTCCATCCTGTGTACAGGGGCTTGGCCGGAATCTTGACCTTGGAGTCGAGCCGCTCCATATTGTGGTTGCACTGGCCGAAAAACTATCCGGTCCGGGTTGGCGTGACCTTATGCTGAACCAGGCCGCCAAAGCCTCCAAGGTGACGTTTTAG
- a CDS encoding metallophosphoesterase family protein: MSLHDKKHPHLERLLKNAKPITLDQSSRVLILSDFHMGNGGRRDEFRRNAELVRTMLSTYYLPEKYNLVLNGDIEELFKFPLESIASQWSELYDLFLQFRQNGFFWKTYGNHDSSLLEETEYRLTSSLVESLKFLYGDETLLLFHGHQASVLFWETYPIVSRSIVFFLRYIAKPFGIRNFSSAYNSRRKFAIEKSIYEFSNQSKIVSIIGHTHRPLFESLSKVDFLNFRIEELCRAYSTAGSETRATIERKIAALKTELAACYTEGKKIGLRSGLYNNLTIPSVFNSGCAIGKRGITALEIEGSKIRLVYWYNGKQSRRFTSDRDNRPVELGSTGFSRVVLNEDSLDYVFSRLHLLA, translated from the coding sequence ATGAGTCTTCATGATAAAAAACATCCCCACCTTGAACGGCTGCTCAAAAACGCAAAGCCGATTACTCTTGATCAATCATCAAGGGTGCTTATTCTGAGTGACTTTCATATGGGTAATGGCGGCAGGCGTGACGAGTTTCGCCGAAATGCCGAACTTGTCAGGACCATGCTCTCCACCTACTACCTCCCTGAAAAATACAACCTGGTACTCAATGGCGATATTGAGGAGCTTTTCAAGTTCCCACTTGAAAGTATTGCATCGCAATGGAGTGAGTTGTACGATCTTTTTCTGCAATTCAGGCAAAACGGCTTTTTCTGGAAAACCTACGGGAACCATGACTCCTCCCTGCTTGAGGAGACAGAGTATCGTCTGACTTCGTCGCTGGTTGAGTCACTGAAATTTCTTTACGGAGATGAAACGCTTCTGCTCTTTCACGGTCATCAGGCTTCGGTGCTTTTTTGGGAGACCTATCCGATTGTCAGTCGCTCAATTGTTTTTTTCCTTCGCTACATAGCCAAACCGTTTGGCATAAGAAATTTCTCCAGCGCATACAACAGTCGCCGCAAGTTTGCCATAGAGAAATCGATCTATGAGTTTTCAAACCAGTCCAAGATTGTCTCTATCATAGGTCATACCCATCGTCCCCTCTTTGAATCGCTTTCGAAAGTGGATTTTCTGAACTTTCGTATTGAGGAGCTCTGCCGGGCATACTCGACAGCCGGGAGTGAAACACGCGCTACTATCGAAAGAAAAATTGCAGCCCTGAAAACAGAGCTTGCGGCCTGTTACACGGAGGGTAAAAAAATCGGTCTCCGGAGTGGTCTCTACAATAACCTCACCATTCCCAGTGTCTTCAACTCCGGTTGCGCTATCGGAAAGCGGGGGATTACCGCGCTTGAAATCGAAGGGAGCAAGATCAGACTGGTCTACTGGTACAACGGCAAACAGAGCCGGAGATTTACCAGTGACCGCGACAATCGGCCCGTTGAGCTCGGTTCGACCGGTTTTTCAAGGGTTGTGCTGAATGAGGATTCGCTTGACTATGTTTTCTCACGCCTCCACCTGCTCGCCTGA